In a genomic window of Cynocephalus volans isolate mCynVol1 chromosome 1, mCynVol1.pri, whole genome shotgun sequence:
- the LOC134387780 gene encoding RWD domain-containing protein 2B: MTEIEQAEAQLSELDLLASMFPGENEFIVNDQLALAELKDCIEKRTMEGRSSKVYFTINMNLDVSEEAMVMFSLACILPFKYPAVLPEITVRSVVLSRTEQTQLNTDLTTYLQKNCHGDVCILNATEWVREHASHYVSRDAPSAITTASPVLSVDLILTRLWIYSHHIYNKCKRKNILEWARELSLSGFSMPGKPGIVCVEGPQSACEEFWSRLRKLNWKRILIRHREDIPFDGTNNEMEKQRKFSSFEEKAFTVNGARGNHMDFGQLYQFLSAKGCGDIFQMFFGVEGR, encoded by the exons ATGACTGAGATCGAGCAGGCGGAGGCCCAGCTCTCTGAGTTAGACCTGCTGGCCAGTATGTTCCCTGGGGAGAATGAGTTCATAGTAAATGACCAGCTGGCTTTAGCAGAACTGAAAGATTGTATTGAAAAGAGGACAATGGAGGGGCGATCTTCAAAAGTCTACTTTACTATCAATATGAACCTGGACGTATCTGAGGAAGCAATG GTGATGTTTTCTCTGGCCTGTATTCTTCCCTTTAAATATCCTGCAGTTCTGCCTGAAATTACTGTCAG ATCAGTAGTATTAAGTAGAACCGAGCAGACTCAGCTGAACACAGATCTGACCACGTACCTGCAAAAGAATTGCCATGGAGATGTCTGTATATTGAATGCCACAGAGTGGGTTAGAGAGCACGCTTCTCACTATGTCAGCAGAGATGCCCCATCTGCCATCACCACAGCAAGTCCAGTCCTGTCAGTCGATCTCATTCTCACAAGACTCTGGATCTATAGCCATCATATCTACaacaaatgcaaaagaaagaatattctagAGTGGGCGAGGGAGCTTTCCCTGTCTGGGTTTAGCATGCCTGGGAAACCTGGTATTGTTTGTGTGGAAGGCCCACAAAGTGCCTGTGAAGAATTCTGGTCAAG acTCAGAAAATTAAACTGGAAGAGAATTTTAATTCGCCATCGAGAAGACATTCCTTTTGATGGTACaaataatgaaatggaaaaacaaaggaaattttccAGTTTTGAAGAAAAAGCATTCACTGTTAATGGAGCCAGAGGAAATCACATGGACTTCGGTCAACTGTATCAGTTCTTAAGTGCCAAAGGATGTGGGGATATTTTCCAGATGTTCTTTGGTGTGGAAGGACGGTGA